One genomic window of Niveibacterium sp. SC-1 includes the following:
- a CDS encoding efflux RND transporter periplasmic adaptor subunit, translating to MLGLSTALISGPLLAAQATAPQRYDCIVQPSEMAEVGSSVIGVVERVRVGRGDEVRRGDQLVQLVAGSEQAAVRLAEVKAASEADLRASKLNMDLAERKLRRNEALVAQKFVADQARDTAEAELAIARQKYEQARDQQKVAREELAYAQAQLRNRSVSSPVDGVVLDVRVRAGERVEERPLLRIGRLDVLDVSVLLPGTLFGGVRRDQVAKVLPLGAREAVPATVYRVDPVLDTPSGMFAVTLRLPNPERSLVPGGRCQLSFEDLPGNESALKPGSAALRTARGN from the coding sequence TTGCTGGGTCTGAGCACAGCGCTGATTTCCGGGCCGCTGCTCGCCGCGCAAGCCACGGCACCGCAGCGCTATGACTGCATCGTCCAGCCCAGCGAGATGGCGGAGGTCGGCAGCTCGGTGATCGGTGTCGTCGAACGCGTGCGGGTCGGTCGTGGCGATGAAGTACGGCGCGGCGACCAGCTGGTGCAGCTGGTGGCAGGCAGCGAGCAGGCAGCGGTGCGCCTCGCGGAGGTCAAGGCCGCTTCGGAGGCCGACCTGCGTGCCAGCAAGCTCAACATGGACCTGGCCGAACGCAAACTGCGGCGCAATGAAGCGCTGGTGGCGCAGAAGTTCGTCGCCGACCAGGCCCGCGACACCGCCGAGGCCGAACTGGCCATCGCGCGGCAGAAATATGAACAGGCACGCGACCAGCAGAAGGTCGCGCGCGAGGAACTCGCCTACGCCCAGGCCCAGCTGCGCAACCGCAGCGTATCGAGCCCGGTGGATGGGGTGGTGCTGGACGTCCGCGTGCGCGCCGGTGAGCGCGTGGAGGAGCGCCCCCTGCTGCGCATCGGGCGCCTGGATGTGCTCGACGTGAGCGTGCTGTTGCCGGGCACCCTGTTCGGCGGCGTGCGTCGCGACCAGGTGGCCAAGGTGCTGCCGCTGGGCGCGCGCGAGGCCGTCCCGGCCACCGTCTACCGCGTCGACCCCGTGCTGGACACGCCCTCGGGCATGTTCGCGGTCACCCTGCGCCTGCCCAACCCGGAGCGCAGCCTGGTACCGGGCGGACGCTGCCAGCTGAGCTTCGAGGACCTCCCGGGCAACGAGTCGGCACTCAAGCCGGGCAGCGCAGCGCTGCGCACAGCAAGAGGCAACTGA
- a CDS encoding efflux RND transporter periplasmic adaptor subunit, which yields MPISERETQARARRWLNEVCRHLSGRGLEHARLLLGTDAQSWQADWNAAGAAAPAPLGTFAREVQRPDTAAQQQLFQGDDGLPHLLVGLPLSRSAGTEISLVLMLPASAQGDVPVLTAYLHNAFAWLRLWLAELPEARLASQFCNALAQQLPAASDAVTLPPVLAQCSQHWQQALICLVWRDASGELACASSDPERLAGLRDSLLLCWDSLLPGWQAEAACSWPPSPGQQQPTQALQQLARQAGQGACSAWVRGRAGQPLAVLLCLGEQVMARAGEAEWVLLALSQGLAAPVEDARGTGRSHWQKPLLWSGVAALALVALAWPWPHRLHEAGRLAGSTERVVVSTQAGYLAEVRVRPGDAVKAGQLLARLDDQSLHQELARWEAEVSRHETRYLQAMAQREVTEAAAVQGELQEARAQAELARLRLAQASLQAPIDGVVVSGDLDRAVGTAVAEGEALMRIAPPGSYRVLFDVDEDQARLLHAGQAGELRPSATPGERYPLQVARVAPLARVVEGRNRVEVEARVPGTAPALKPGQGVTVSVELEQRSGAWLVWDGLRREIQRLWWRSGVGG from the coding sequence ATGCCGATCAGCGAGCGCGAGACACAGGCCCGAGCCAGGCGCTGGCTCAATGAAGTCTGCCGCCATCTTTCCGGGCGCGGCCTGGAACATGCCCGGCTGCTGCTGGGCACGGACGCGCAATCCTGGCAGGCCGACTGGAACGCGGCAGGCGCGGCAGCCCCGGCGCCCCTCGGCACTTTCGCCCGCGAGGTCCAGCGCCCTGACACCGCCGCCCAGCAGCAGCTCTTCCAGGGTGATGACGGCCTGCCGCACCTGTTGGTGGGGCTTCCCCTGTCCCGTTCCGCGGGGACGGAGATCAGTCTGGTGCTGATGTTGCCGGCCAGCGCCCAGGGCGATGTCCCGGTGCTGACCGCTTACCTCCACAACGCCTTCGCCTGGCTCAGGCTGTGGCTCGCCGAGCTGCCGGAGGCGCGCCTGGCCAGCCAGTTCTGCAATGCGCTGGCGCAGCAGCTGCCGGCCGCGTCGGACGCCGTCACGCTACCCCCCGTTCTCGCGCAGTGCAGCCAACACTGGCAGCAGGCCCTGATCTGCCTGGTGTGGCGCGACGCGTCCGGCGAGCTGGCCTGCGCGAGCTCTGATCCCGAACGCCTTGCCGGCCTGCGCGACAGCCTCCTGTTGTGCTGGGACAGTCTCTTGCCCGGCTGGCAGGCCGAGGCTGCCTGCAGCTGGCCCCCCTCCCCCGGTCAGCAGCAGCCGACCCAAGCCTTGCAACAACTCGCCCGTCAGGCGGGCCAGGGCGCGTGCTCGGCCTGGGTGCGCGGCCGCGCCGGTCAGCCCCTGGCCGTATTGCTGTGCCTCGGCGAACAGGTCATGGCCCGCGCCGGCGAGGCCGAATGGGTCTTGCTCGCACTTTCGCAGGGGCTTGCGGCACCGGTCGAGGACGCTCGCGGGACCGGGCGGAGCCACTGGCAAAAGCCACTGCTCTGGTCGGGCGTCGCCGCCCTGGCTTTGGTGGCGCTGGCTTGGCCCTGGCCGCATCGCCTGCATGAGGCGGGGCGGCTGGCGGGCAGTACGGAGCGCGTCGTGGTCAGTACGCAGGCCGGTTATCTGGCCGAGGTTCGCGTGCGACCCGGCGATGCCGTCAAGGCGGGCCAGTTGTTGGCGCGCCTTGACGACCAGAGCCTGCACCAGGAGCTCGCGCGCTGGGAGGCCGAGGTCAGCCGCCACGAAACCCGCTATCTGCAAGCCATGGCGCAGCGCGAGGTGACCGAGGCCGCAGCCGTCCAGGGCGAGCTGCAGGAAGCCCGCGCCCAGGCCGAGCTGGCTCGCCTGCGTCTGGCGCAAGCCAGCCTGCAGGCGCCCATCGATGGCGTGGTGGTCAGCGGGGATCTGGACCGCGCGGTTGGCACGGCCGTGGCCGAGGGCGAGGCCTTGATGCGGATCGCACCGCCCGGCAGCTACCGCGTGCTGTTCGACGTGGATGAGGACCAGGCCCGGCTGCTGCACGCGGGTCAGGCCGGCGAACTGCGGCCCAGCGCGACGCCAGGCGAGCGCTACCCGCTGCAGGTGGCGCGCGTGGCGCCCCTTGCCCGCGTGGTGGAGGGGCGAAACCGTGTCGAGGTGGAAGCCCGTGTGCCGGGAACCGCGCCTGCCCTGAAACCGGGGCAAGGCGTCACGGTCTCGGTGGAACTGGAGCAACGCAGCGGCGCCTGGTTGGTCTGGGACGGCCTGCGTCGCGAGATCCAGCGCCTGTGGTGGCGTTCAGGGGTGGGCGGTTGA
- a CDS encoding 2Fe-2S iron-sulfur cluster-binding protein, which produces MPKLTLQPAGSTTEVAAGTTLLAAILAAGGNLVSKCGGKASCGACHVFVHEGRKSLSRAQRPEHEKLDSIVGVGSKSRLACQAVIGEEDVIVELLSFV; this is translated from the coding sequence ATGCCCAAGCTCACCCTCCAGCCCGCCGGAAGCACCACCGAAGTCGCAGCGGGTACGACGCTGCTCGCAGCGATCCTCGCCGCCGGTGGCAACCTCGTCAGCAAGTGTGGTGGCAAGGCCAGCTGCGGCGCCTGTCATGTGTTCGTACATGAGGGGCGCAAGAGCCTGAGCCGCGCACAGCGCCCCGAACACGAGAAGCTCGACAGCATTGTCGGCGTTGGCTCGAAGTCGCGCCTGGCCTGCCAGGCCGTGATCGGAGAGGAGGACGTGATCGTGGAACTGCTCAGCTTCGTTTGA
- a CDS encoding cadherin domain-containing protein → MARMSGNGFWVERIEPRILFAADHPALMGLHLGAVTDLAHPDLATPDPEPLWPDSPDQPASEIVFVDARVEGADQLINALQANQPQRLLEVHMLAAGQDAFAQIDAVLEGRHDIGALHLIGHGEAGQITLGDGAVDRASLLAHQRDLGQWGQALRHDGDILVYGCDTGAGSEGLAWTQTLAQLTGADVAASTDLTGSAALGGNWTLEREIGHLDIHPFALAAAQDWQGVLATYTVTNTNATGAGSLAQAIGDANTNPGHDTINFSIASGGPHVIVLNPAGPLPTITDGVTIDATTQPDYAGKPTVVLDGQGLPAASTGLDLGSGSGGSTIKGLAITHFANGGIGINIASSNNVIQSNYIGVDPAGNSTANSYGLIINAASSGNLVGGTLGEGNLISANSSGGVVVRGFSNTLSGNLIGTTADGLGAQGNNGFGVVLEVGSHDNLIGGSAGSRNIISGNYAVGVIVQSDHNTLQNNYIGTNLGGNGPIANTSGGVQLVGDASDNRLTGNVISGNSPFGVQYAGSAIAHGNSADHNLVGLSATGGDLGYNGAGFAIQSGSGFALSENQIGHNTGMGIDLGFDYITNANDAGDADTGPNNGQNHPDLASAKLDQGQLTVKGSLNSLPNGDYVIELFASDNPDSSGYGEGERYLGTTTVTTDAAGNVAFTLVLPASVSAGQVVTVTARNVTTGDTSEFSNAVSIVNAPNSAPVITSDGGGSGANVYVAENSTLVTTVTATDADGDTLTYSITNAGAGTDVTFFSIDPNTGVLRFNLPPDYETPADGGANNAYDVLVHVSDGKTETTQWIVVRITNVNEAPTITSDGGGASAALNVPENSTLVTTVTATDPDAASSLSYTIVGGADAGRFVINASTGQLSFASAPDFENPTDAGANNVYDVIVQVSDGSNTDTQTIAVTVTNVNEAPVITSDGGGANAALNVPENSTLVTTVTATDPDAASSLSYTIVGGADAGKFVINSSTGQLSFISAPDFENPTDAGANKVYDVIVQVSDGSITDTQAIAVTVTNVNEAPVITSDGGGANAAVSVVENGSAVTTVTATDPDAASSLSYTIVGGADAGKFVINASTGQLSFASAPDFENPTDAGGNNVYDVIVQVSDGSITDTQAIAVTVTNVNEAPVITSDGGGASAAVAVPENGTVVTTVTATDMDAASSLSYTIVGGADAGKFVINASTGQLSFASAPDFENPTDAGANNVYDVIVQVSDGSITDTQAIAVTVTNVNEAPVITSDGGGANAAVSVPENGTLVTTVTATDPDAASSLTYTIVGGADAGKFVINASTGQLSFVSAPDFENPTDAGANSVYDVIVQVSDGSITDTQAIAVTVTNVNEAPVITSDGGGANAAVSVAENGAVVTTVTATDPDAASSLSYTIVGGADASKFVINASTGQLSFASAPDFENPTDAGANNVYDVIVQVSDGSITDAQAIAVTVTDLNDNAPVITSDGGLSSAGVTVAENAQAVTAVAASDADANSTLHYSIVGGADAGKFVINAGTGQLSFVSAPDFENPTDAGADNVYDVIVQVSDGSNTDTQAIAVTVTNVNEAPVITSDGGGASAAVSVHENGAVVTTVTATDPDAASSLSYTIVGGADAGKFVINASTGQLSFVSAPDFENPTDTDGNNVYDVVVQVSDGSNTDTQSIAVSIVDLNDNAPMIISDGGAATATIQVVESGTAVTTVVAQDADAGSQLSYAIGGGADADLFVIDGRTGGLSFRTPPSFALPQDAGHDGHYEVIVVASDGQHATTQTLNVLVAPIGGLGSVLPATPSDGGTSNPVQPHVPGSGSDVRDPGNQTSQTATPTTRQPSGTHGDATPTAATDTPAAGNDERPAGAGLAGRSLSFQLPAIRVAEFNAAMLQISERETPRIEVSRLSTTDLLSQLLLRVEGNGRLHVVAATASVEVSDAAPDRTHFVIEQSLRAGAVGATLGLLWWLQRLVLVFGSGLAAAPVWRRLDPVPVLHQEGKRPAPTPEMDRAHVSREELRT, encoded by the coding sequence ATGGCCCGCATGTCGGGCAACGGCTTCTGGGTCGAGCGCATCGAGCCGCGCATCCTCTTCGCGGCCGATCACCCCGCCTTGATGGGCCTGCACCTGGGTGCGGTGACGGATCTCGCGCACCCGGACCTGGCGACGCCCGATCCCGAGCCGCTGTGGCCAGACTCGCCGGACCAGCCGGCCAGTGAAATCGTCTTCGTCGATGCCCGAGTCGAGGGCGCCGACCAGCTCATCAATGCCCTGCAGGCGAACCAGCCCCAACGCCTCCTGGAGGTGCACATGCTGGCCGCCGGGCAGGACGCGTTCGCGCAGATCGACGCCGTTCTGGAGGGCCGTCACGATATCGGCGCCCTGCACCTGATCGGCCACGGCGAGGCTGGCCAGATCACCCTGGGCGACGGCGCGGTCGACCGCGCCAGCCTGCTGGCACACCAGCGCGACCTGGGCCAGTGGGGTCAGGCGCTGCGCCATGACGGTGACATTCTGGTCTATGGCTGCGATACCGGCGCCGGCAGCGAGGGCCTCGCCTGGACGCAGACCCTCGCCCAACTGACGGGCGCCGACGTGGCGGCCAGCACCGACCTGACCGGCAGCGCCGCGCTGGGCGGCAACTGGACGCTGGAACGCGAGATCGGCCATCTCGACATACATCCGTTCGCGCTCGCCGCGGCGCAGGACTGGCAGGGGGTGCTGGCGACCTACACGGTTACCAATACCAATGCCACCGGCGCGGGCTCGCTTGCCCAGGCGATTGGCGACGCCAACACCAACCCCGGCCATGACACGATCAACTTCAGCATCGCGTCGGGCGGGCCGCACGTCATCGTGCTCAATCCGGCGGGTCCCCTGCCGACGATCACTGACGGCGTGACGATAGACGCCACCACCCAGCCCGACTACGCAGGCAAGCCCACGGTGGTCCTCGACGGCCAGGGCTTGCCGGCCGCGAGCACGGGCCTGGACCTCGGAAGCGGGAGCGGCGGCAGCACCATCAAGGGTCTCGCCATCACGCACTTCGCGAACGGCGGCATCGGCATCAACATTGCCTCCAGCAACAACGTCATCCAGAGCAACTACATCGGCGTGGACCCGGCCGGCAACTCGACCGCCAACAGCTACGGCCTGATCATCAATGCCGCCAGTTCCGGCAACCTGGTCGGCGGCACGCTGGGCGAGGGCAACCTGATCTCGGCCAACAGCTCCGGCGGCGTGGTCGTGCGCGGCTTCTCCAACACGCTCTCGGGCAACCTGATCGGCACCACCGCCGACGGCCTCGGGGCCCAAGGCAACAACGGCTTTGGCGTGGTGCTCGAAGTCGGCTCGCATGACAACCTGATCGGCGGCAGTGCGGGCAGCCGCAACATCATCTCGGGCAACTACGCCGTCGGCGTCATCGTCCAGAGCGATCACAACACTCTGCAGAACAACTACATCGGCACCAACCTTGGCGGGAACGGACCGATTGCGAACACCAGCGGTGGCGTGCAACTGGTGGGCGACGCCAGCGACAACCGCCTGACCGGGAATGTCATCTCCGGCAACAGTCCGTTTGGCGTGCAATACGCCGGCAGCGCCATCGCCCACGGAAACAGTGCCGACCACAACCTCGTCGGGCTCTCCGCCACCGGCGGCGACCTCGGCTACAACGGCGCGGGCTTTGCCATACAGAGCGGTTCGGGTTTCGCGCTGAGCGAGAACCAGATCGGCCACAACACCGGGATGGGCATCGACCTCGGTTTCGACTACATCACCAACGCGAACGACGCGGGTGATGCCGACACGGGCCCCAACAACGGGCAGAACCATCCCGACCTCGCCAGCGCCAAACTGGACCAGGGGCAGCTCACGGTCAAAGGCAGCCTCAACAGCCTGCCTAATGGCGACTATGTGATCGAGCTCTTCGCCAGCGACAACCCGGACTCCTCTGGCTACGGCGAGGGTGAGCGCTACCTTGGCACGACCACCGTGACAACGGATGCCGCAGGCAATGTTGCCTTCACGCTTGTCTTGCCCGCTAGCGTCAGCGCGGGCCAGGTCGTCACCGTCACGGCGCGCAACGTGACCACTGGCGACACCTCGGAATTCTCCAACGCGGTCAGTATCGTCAATGCCCCCAATTCAGCGCCCGTGATAACCAGCGACGGTGGCGGCTCCGGGGCCAACGTCTACGTGGCGGAGAACAGCACCCTGGTGACCACCGTCACGGCAACCGATGCCGACGGCGACACCCTCACCTACTCGATCACCAACGCTGGCGCTGGCACGGACGTCACTTTCTTCAGTATCGACCCGAATACCGGGGTGCTGCGCTTCAACCTGCCGCCGGACTACGAGACGCCGGCCGACGGCGGCGCCAACAACGCCTACGACGTGCTGGTGCATGTCAGCGATGGCAAGACCGAAACCACGCAGTGGATCGTGGTCCGTATCACCAACGTCAACGAGGCGCCGACGATCACCAGCGATGGTGGTGGCGCCAGCGCCGCACTCAACGTGCCTGAGAACAGCACCCTGGTGACCACGGTGACCGCCACCGATCCGGATGCTGCTTCCAGTCTCAGCTACACCATCGTGGGTGGCGCGGATGCCGGCAGGTTCGTCATCAACGCCAGCACCGGACAACTGAGCTTTGCCAGCGCACCGGATTTCGAGAACCCGACAGATGCGGGCGCCAACAACGTCTACGACGTGATCGTGCAGGTCTCTGACGGCAGCAACACCGACACGCAGACCATCGCGGTGACGGTCACCAACGTCAACGAAGCGCCGGTGATCACCAGCGACGGCGGCGGTGCCAATGCGGCACTCAACGTGCCCGAGAACAGCACGCTGGTGACCACGGTGACCGCCACCGATCCGGATGCCGCGTCCAGCCTCAGCTACACCATCGTGGGTGGCGCGGATGCCGGCAAGTTCGTCATCAACTCCAGCACGGGGCAACTGAGCTTCATCAGCGCGCCCGACTTCGAGAACCCGACGGACGCGGGCGCCAACAAAGTCTACGACGTGATCGTGCAGGTCTCCGATGGCAGCATCACGGACACCCAGGCCATCGCCGTCACGGTGACCAACGTCAACGAGGCGCCGGTGATCACGAGCGACGGCGGCGGCGCCAACGCCGCAGTCAGCGTGGTCGAGAACGGCTCCGCGGTCACCACAGTGACCGCCACCGATCCGGATGCCGCGTCCAGTCTCAGCTACACCATCGTGGGTGGCGCGGATGCCGGAAAATTCGTCATCAACGCCAGCACCGGCCAGCTAAGCTTCGCCAGCGCGCCCGACTTCGAGAACCCGACGGATGCAGGCGGCAACAATGTCTACGACGTGATCGTGCAGGTCTCCGACGGCAGCATCACGGACACCCAGGCCATCGCAGTGACGGTCACCAACGTCAACGAAGCGCCGGTGATCACCAGCGACGGCGGCGGAGCCAGTGCCGCAGTCGCCGTGCCCGAGAACGGCACCGTGGTCACCACAGTGACCGCCACCGATATGGATGCCGCGTCCAGCCTCAGCTACACGATCGTGGGTGGCGCAGATGCCGGGAAGTTCGTCATCAACGCCAGCACCGGCCAACTGAGCTTTGCCAGCGCGCCAGACTTCGAGAACCCGACAGATGCGGGCGCCAACAATGTCTACGACGTGATCGTGCAGGTCTCGGACGGGAGCATCACGGACACCCAGGCTATCGCCGTCACGGTGACCAACGTCAACGAGGCGCCGGTAATCACCAGCGACGGCGGCGGCGCCAACGCGGCGGTCAGCGTGCCCGAGAACGGCACCCTGGTCACCACGGTGACCGCCACCGATCCGGATGCCGCCTCCAGTCTCACCTACACCATCGTGGGCGGCGCGGACGCCGGCAAGTTCGTCATCAACGCCAGCACCGGCCAGCTGAGCTTTGTCAGTGCTCCGGACTTCGAGAACCCTACAGATGCGGGTGCCAACAGCGTTTACGACGTCATCGTGCAGGTCTCCGACGGCAGCATCACGGACACCCAGGCCATCGCCGTCACGGTAACCAACGTCAATGAGGCGCCGGTGATCACCAGCGACGGCGGCGGCGCCAACGCCGCGGTCAGCGTGGCCGAGAACGGCGCCGTGGTCACCACGGTAACCGCCACCGATCCGGATGCCGCGTCCAGCCTCAGCTACACGATCGTGGGCGGCGCAGACGCCAGCAAGTTCGTCATCAATGCCAGTACCGGCCAACTGAGCTTCGCCAGCGCGCCAGACTTCGAGAACCCGACAGACGCGGGCGCCAACAACGTCTACGACGTGATCGTGCAGGTCTCGGACGGCAGCATCACGGACGCGCAGGCAATCGCCGTCACGGTCACGGACCTCAACGACAACGCGCCCGTGATCACCAGCGATGGCGGGCTCAGCAGTGCCGGCGTCACGGTGGCCGAGAATGCGCAGGCGGTGACCGCGGTGGCGGCATCCGATGCCGACGCCAACAGTACGCTCCACTACAGCATCGTGGGCGGGGCAGATGCCGGCAAGTTCGTCATCAACGCCGGCACCGGCCAGCTGAGCTTTGTCAGCGCACCGGACTTCGAGAACCCGACGGATGCAGGCGCCGACAACGTGTACGACGTGATCGTGCAGGTCTCCGACGGCAGCAACACCGACACGCAGGCCATCGCGGTGACCGTCACCAACGTCAACGAAGCGCCGGTGATCACCAGCGATGGCGGCGGCGCGAGTGCGGCTGTCAGCGTCCACGAGAACGGCGCCGTGGTGACCACGGTGACCGCCACCGATCCGGATGCCGCATCCAGTCTCAGCTACACCATCGTGGGCGGCGCGGACGCCGGCAAGTTCGTCATCAACGCCAGCACCGGCCAACTGAGCTTTGTCAGCGCGCCGGATTTCGAGAACCCGACGGATACAGACGGCAACAACGTCTATGACGTAGTCGTGCAGGTCTCCGACGGCAGCAACACAGATACCCAGTCCATCGCAGTGAGCATCGTCGATCTCAATGACAACGCCCCGATGATCATCAGCGACGGCGGTGCGGCGACCGCCACCATCCAGGTCGTCGAGTCCGGCACGGCGGTCACCACCGTGGTCGCCCAGGATGCCGATGCCGGCAGCCAACTGAGCTACGCGATCGGCGGCGGGGCTGATGCCGATCTGTTTGTCATCGATGGCCGCACGGGCGGGCTGAGCTTCCGCACGCCGCCCTCCTTCGCCCTGCCACAGGATGCCGGTCACGATGGGCATTACGAAGTCATCGTGGTCGCAAGCGATGGGCAGCACGCCACGACGCAGACTCTGAACGTGCTGGTCGCACCGATCGGAGGGCTGGGAAGCGTCTTGCCCGCCACACCCTCCGATGGCGGAACGAGCAATCCGGTGCAACCGCACGTTCCCGGCTCCGGAAGCGATGTACGCGATCCTGGCAATCAGACGTCGCAAACCGCGACTCCAACAACGCGGCAGCCATCCGGCACGCATGGCGATGCGACGCCGACTGCGGCGACCGACACGCCGGCTGCGGGGAATGATGAGCGCCCGGCCGGCGCTGGCCTCGCCGGACGCAGCCTGAGCTTCCAGCTGCCGGCGATACGCGTCGCCGAATTCAACGCCGCCATGCTGCAGATCAGTGAGCGCGAGACGCCCCGGATCGAGGTGTCCCGTCTGAGCACCACCGATCTCCTGAGCCAGCTTCTCTTGCGCGTGGAAGGCAACGGACGCCTGCATGTGGTGGCTGCGACAGCCAGCGTGGAAGTGTCGGATGCAGCGCCAGACCGCACGCACTTCGTGATCGAACAGAGCCTGCGCGCCGGAGCGGTGGGCGCCACGCTCGGACTGTTGTGGTGGTTGCAGCGACTGGTACTGGTGTTCGGTAGCGGACTGGCGGCCGCCCCGGTGTGGCGCAGACTCGACCCGGTGCCGGTCCTGCACCAGGAGGGCAAGCGTCCCGCGCCCACGCCGGAGATGGACAGGGCGCATGTCAGCCGCGAGGAGTTGCGCACATGA
- a CDS encoding GGDEF domain-containing protein: MKRAALRNLWQRVNSAVMLSGGLVMLLGLTLFMLDGWTGFLSGDAQTQQRLAQERVQATAPLLIEILDQGDTRRLERALHQQLLPDGTLISVGVRGADGQLRQKAGPHPLNWAETGDALALRVPLFQHRVDAAGERDAPAGFIEFRFRAAPAPWSLGWWLQPAPLTALLTVLLCLPLFVLYLWRVLVQLDPSRAVPEHVRNAFDSFVEGVLVVDPRGRVLLANRAAREMLGGERAVSEASRLAETPFFAGAFGEGRTPPWQRAMLQSELVEREELVVGEADRRRYLRLSCSPILERPGLVRGCMVTVMDETSLQALTRNLSDTVVALESSRSQISQQNEELTRLATRDPMTGTLNRRALFEQMEQAFAAARSEGLQLACIMADIDHFKRFNDSYGHTVGDEVIVSFSLALRSGVRDSDVLGRYGGEEFCILLRGVGAMGAMRRAETLRASVEEQAGARVVVAEQALSVTASFGVAMLNPSVQTLTDLIEAADAALYRSKQEGRNRVTLAAGAGSEAGADLLPASPPAPPAKDVATPN; encoded by the coding sequence ATGAAGCGGGCCGCCTTGCGGAATCTCTGGCAGCGCGTCAACAGCGCCGTCATGCTCAGCGGCGGACTGGTGATGCTGCTCGGCCTCACGCTTTTCATGCTCGACGGCTGGACGGGCTTTCTCTCCGGCGACGCGCAGACACAGCAACGCCTGGCGCAGGAGCGCGTGCAGGCAACCGCGCCGCTGCTGATCGAAATCCTGGACCAGGGCGACACGCGCCGCCTGGAACGCGCCCTGCACCAACAGTTGTTGCCCGACGGCACGCTGATCTCCGTGGGTGTGCGGGGTGCCGATGGCCAGCTTCGCCAGAAGGCCGGTCCGCACCCGTTGAACTGGGCGGAGACGGGCGATGCCTTGGCGCTCCGGGTTCCCTTGTTCCAGCACCGCGTCGACGCGGCCGGCGAGCGCGACGCGCCGGCCGGCTTCATCGAATTCCGCTTCCGTGCCGCCCCCGCGCCATGGAGTCTCGGCTGGTGGCTGCAGCCCGCCCCCCTGACGGCCTTGCTGACCGTTCTGCTCTGCCTGCCCCTGTTCGTGCTCTACCTGTGGCGGGTACTGGTACAGCTGGACCCCTCCCGCGCCGTGCCGGAGCACGTGCGCAACGCCTTCGACAGCTTCGTCGAGGGCGTGCTGGTGGTGGATCCGCGCGGGCGCGTCCTGCTGGCCAACCGCGCGGCGCGCGAGATGCTCGGAGGGGAGCGCGCCGTGAGCGAAGCCTCGCGCCTGGCGGAGACGCCCTTCTTCGCAGGCGCCTTTGGCGAGGGCCGAACTCCACCCTGGCAGCGTGCAATGTTGCAATCCGAGCTCGTCGAACGCGAAGAGCTGGTGGTGGGCGAAGCGGACCGCCGGCGCTATCTGCGCCTGTCCTGTTCGCCCATCCTGGAACGCCCGGGCCTCGTGCGCGGCTGCATGGTCACCGTGATGGACGAGACCTCCCTCCAGGCCCTGACGCGCAACCTGAGCGACACCGTGGTGGCACTGGAGAGTTCGCGCAGCCAGATCAGCCAGCAGAACGAGGAACTGACGCGCCTGGCCACGCGCGACCCGATGACCGGCACACTGAACCGCCGCGCCTTGTTCGAGCAGATGGAACAGGCCTTTGCAGCGGCGCGCAGCGAAGGCCTGCAACTGGCCTGCATCATGGCCGACATCGACCATTTCAAGCGCTTCAACGACAGCTACGGACACACCGTGGGCGACGAGGTGATCGTCAGCTTCTCCCTCGCGCTGCGCAGCGGCGTGCGCGACAGCGACGTGCTGGGCCGCTACGGCGGCGAGGAGTTCTGCATTCTCTTGCGTGGCGTGGGTGCCATGGGCGCCATGCGCCGCGCGGAAACCCTGCGTGCCAGCGTCGAGGAACAGGCCGGCGCGCGCGTGGTGGTCGCAGAGCAGGCGCTGAGCGTCACGGCGAGTTTCGGCGTGGCCATGCTGAACCCGAGCGTGCAGACGCTGACCGATCTGATCGAGGCGGCCGACGCAGCGCTGTATCGCTCCAAGCAGGAAGGACGCAACCGCGTCACGCTCGCGGCGGGCGCCGGGAGCGAAGCGGGCGCCGACTTGCTCCCAGCCTCCCCGCCAGCACCTCCCGCCAAGGACGTCGCTACGCCGAACTGA